From the genome of Sphingomonas sp. HMP6, one region includes:
- a CDS encoding ROK family protein, which translates to MTDPLVAGVELGGTKVICVLASGPDDVRDRVTIPTIAPDETLGAVEQVLRRWSGYDALGIASFGPVSLDCSAPNYGFITAATKPGWSNTDVGMRLGRVAGVPFGFDSDVNGAALGEGRWGAARDVADHAYVTVGTGVGVGLVLGGDPVAGLTHPELGHIRPTRAPGDAWPGSCTFHGACVEGLVSGTAIRARTGVAAQDLPIDDPAWDGVAHTLAQLCHMLVLTGIPRRIVLGGGVMVGTQHLFPAIRAKLVDSLGGYVSAIGLLPIDDYVVPAALGGMAGPLGAVELGVRALR; encoded by the coding sequence GTGACCGACCCACTGGTCGCTGGCGTCGAACTTGGGGGAACAAAGGTCATCTGCGTTCTCGCCAGTGGGCCGGACGATGTGCGCGACCGCGTGACCATTCCGACGATTGCGCCCGACGAAACGCTCGGCGCGGTCGAGCAAGTGCTGCGCCGATGGTCGGGCTATGATGCACTCGGTATTGCAAGCTTCGGGCCGGTCTCGCTCGATTGTAGCGCGCCGAATTACGGTTTTATTACCGCGGCGACCAAGCCGGGCTGGTCGAATACCGATGTTGGCATGCGGCTGGGGCGCGTTGCGGGTGTGCCGTTCGGGTTCGACAGCGACGTGAATGGCGCGGCCCTTGGCGAAGGTCGTTGGGGCGCTGCGCGCGACGTGGCTGATCATGCCTATGTCACCGTGGGGACCGGCGTCGGGGTCGGGCTGGTGCTGGGCGGTGATCCGGTTGCCGGGCTGACGCACCCTGAGCTTGGGCATATCCGGCCGACGCGAGCGCCCGGCGACGCGTGGCCGGGGTCGTGCACCTTTCACGGCGCCTGCGTCGAGGGTCTGGTTTCCGGGACCGCGATTCGCGCCCGTACCGGAGTCGCGGCGCAGGATCTGCCGATCGATGATCCGGCGTGGGACGGGGTGGCGCATACGTTGGCGCAGCTTTGCCACATGCTGGTCCTTACTGGAATTCCGAGACGGATCGTGCTGGGCGGTGGGGTGATGGTCGGTACGCAGCATCTCTTCCCCGCGATCCGCGCGAAGCTTGTCGACAGCCTCGGCGGCTATGTTTCGGCCATCGGATTGCTGCCGATCGATGACTATGTCGTGCCTGCTGCGCTGGGGGGAATGGCGGGGCCGCTAGGCGCAGTTGAACTGGGCGTGCGTGCACTCCGATAA
- a CDS encoding putative bifunctional diguanylate cyclase/phosphodiesterase: MRILIVDDEPAMHDSYRRSFAPVSADTGALDAMAAELFGADDDADNPDADPQFVLTHAMQGLDGVAAVEAAIRNGDPYAVAFIDVRMPPGIDGKETAVRIRALDPNINLVIVTGFSDFSPIEISKAAGPADKIFYIAKPFEVAEVTQMATALAHRWQGDRELATAREILAAQVVQLQEQGHELAANESRAIHMANHDSLTEAPNRLAFRRALTDRARSTAQFAVAMVDLDRFKLVNDTLGHLAGDELIRTICGILQVHIPAGGLVARLGGDEFGLLFDSPGAEAAEMECTRILKACSGTFKVLGNSVQGGASIGLIVTEPGESRDPTDLMRRADLALNDAKRDGRGIVRVFDEGMDENIRLRRAIEGGLSQAIAKGELSLVYQPIVAREELEVVGFEALLRWNTEDHGPISPAVFIPIAEESNLIHELGDWVLAESLKVLAEWPSQYVSVNFSPRQFRRHNFVGRLVESVQRAGVAPQRVQIEITETAIFDDADRAADTLYKLRQMGFRIALDDFGTGYSSLYNIRKFALDCLKIDRSFIDGMGRERESAAIVHSIIHLGRALGLGVVAEGVETEAQLQALRVAGCSHMQGYLLSRPVAQDVARGIAEARFIVDPTAVYDTAEDVEAGHGTHG, from the coding sequence ATGCGAATACTGATCGTCGACGACGAACCGGCCATGCACGATAGCTATCGGCGCAGCTTCGCGCCGGTCTCCGCCGACACCGGCGCGCTCGACGCGATGGCGGCCGAACTGTTCGGTGCCGACGACGATGCGGACAATCCAGACGCCGACCCCCAGTTCGTCCTGACCCACGCGATGCAAGGCCTGGACGGCGTCGCAGCGGTGGAAGCGGCGATCCGCAATGGCGACCCGTACGCGGTCGCCTTCATCGACGTCCGCATGCCACCGGGCATCGACGGCAAGGAAACTGCGGTCCGGATTCGTGCGCTCGATCCCAATATCAACCTCGTCATCGTCACCGGTTTTTCCGATTTCTCGCCGATCGAGATTTCCAAGGCGGCAGGCCCAGCCGACAAGATCTTCTACATCGCCAAGCCGTTCGAAGTGGCCGAGGTCACGCAGATGGCGACCGCACTGGCGCATCGCTGGCAAGGCGACCGCGAATTGGCAACGGCACGCGAAATTCTGGCGGCTCAGGTCGTGCAATTGCAGGAGCAGGGCCACGAACTCGCCGCGAACGAAAGCCGCGCGATCCACATGGCGAACCACGATTCGCTGACGGAGGCACCCAACCGGCTGGCGTTCCGTCGCGCGCTGACCGACCGCGCGCGCAGCACCGCCCAGTTCGCAGTTGCTATGGTCGATCTCGACCGCTTCAAACTGGTCAACGACACGCTCGGCCACCTCGCTGGCGACGAACTCATCCGCACGATCTGCGGCATCTTGCAGGTGCATATCCCCGCAGGTGGTTTGGTCGCGCGGCTGGGCGGCGACGAGTTCGGCTTATTGTTCGATTCCCCCGGCGCGGAAGCTGCCGAGATGGAATGCACGCGCATTTTGAAGGCATGCTCGGGCACATTCAAGGTGCTCGGCAATTCGGTTCAGGGCGGCGCCTCGATCGGCCTGATCGTCACCGAGCCGGGCGAAAGCCGCGATCCGACCGATCTGATGCGCCGCGCCGATCTCGCGCTCAACGACGCCAAGCGCGACGGGCGCGGAATCGTCCGCGTGTTCGACGAGGGCATGGACGAGAATATCCGCCTGCGCCGCGCAATCGAAGGCGGCTTGTCACAGGCAATCGCCAAGGGCGAACTTAGCCTGGTCTATCAGCCGATCGTCGCGCGCGAAGAGCTCGAAGTCGTCGGGTTCGAGGCGTTGCTGCGCTGGAACACCGAGGATCACGGGCCGATCAGCCCGGCGGTGTTCATCCCGATTGCCGAGGAATCGAACCTGATTCACGAACTTGGCGACTGGGTGCTGGCCGAATCGCTCAAGGTGCTGGCGGAATGGCCGAGCCAATATGTCTCGGTCAATTTCAGCCCGCGCCAGTTCCGCCGTCACAATTTCGTCGGCCGTCTGGTTGAAAGCGTGCAGCGCGCCGGCGTCGCGCCGCAGCGGGTGCAGATCGAGATCACCGAAACCGCGATCTTCGACGATGCCGATCGGGCTGCCGACACGCTCTATAAATTGCGCCAAATGGGCTTCCGCATCGCGCTCGACGATTTCGGCACGGGCTATTCTTCGCTCTACAACATTCGAAAATTCGCACTCGATTGCCTGAAGATCGACCGCAGCTTCATCGACGGCATGGGCCGTGAACGCGAATCGGCCGCGATCGTCCATTCGATCATTCATCTCGGTCGCGCGCTGGGGCTTGGCGTGGTCGCCGAGGGCGTCGAGACCGAGGCGCAATTGCAAGCCCTGCGTGTCGCGGGATGTAGCCACATGCAGGGCTATCTCCTGTCGCGCCCGGTCGCGCAGGATGTAGCACGCGGCATCGCCGAAGCCCGTTTCATTGTTGATCCCACCGCGGTCTACGATACCGCTGAGGATGTCGAAGCGGGTCACGGGACGCACGGCTGA
- a CDS encoding sensor histidine kinase, producing the protein MRNPSSLGAKLVLILTAVGLVGSIALTALLAALIIPSFNQLETKSIDAHVERTRAALSDFASKVEGAVRDYGDWTSSYEYMARPNREFERESFSPLAMANLNVDGMAYIGNDGRIAIVRWRDAVRNVDRPDQRAAFAAALTQTDFRRFLGAKSSGSYYLRLGRELAAIGVAKVRRSDGTGAPRGYVLMARRITSKALSDVLQLPATLDLDVAPDANMITAARATMRIAVPIRGSDGRAVASAAFTVPRDISVLGQRMLWLAVAGSTLLLLVVLAMLRRMITTLVLRPLARVESHMQVVRTSGSLGLLPDEVRKDEIGSLGNSFNAMLQQLKDLRERLEVQSFALGKSESAVAVMHNVRNALNPISTILSQGIAQAPPIDRSVLDRAMAELATDDVPGPRRAKLIAFVTAALDAEKRDRDARRQELQIGREAMSHVLEIIGAQQSAAHERPALEPCDVTEIIAKNATIARYSGAVSIAFSFPAHPCRVLASRIILSQVIGNLFSNAADAIAATGTASGCITVTIEHVGDTARIAIRDDGEGFAADQTPTLFQRGFSTRQHKSGGLGLHWCANSMNAMGGGLKLESAGPGRGAVAVLTLELAEAAGLERAA; encoded by the coding sequence TTGCGCAATCCCAGCTCGCTCGGCGCGAAGCTCGTCCTTATCCTGACCGCGGTCGGCCTCGTCGGATCGATCGCGTTGACGGCCTTGCTCGCCGCGCTGATCATCCCGAGTTTCAATCAGTTAGAGACCAAATCGATCGACGCGCATGTCGAGCGGACCCGCGCCGCGCTCAGCGATTTCGCGTCGAAGGTTGAGGGGGCTGTACGCGATTATGGCGACTGGACGTCAAGCTATGAGTATATGGCCCGTCCCAATCGCGAGTTCGAACGCGAGAGTTTCTCGCCGCTCGCCATGGCGAATCTCAACGTCGATGGCATGGCCTATATCGGCAATGACGGACGGATCGCGATCGTGCGCTGGCGCGATGCCGTGCGCAACGTGGATCGACCCGATCAGCGCGCGGCCTTTGCCGCGGCGCTCACGCAGACCGATTTTCGGCGGTTCCTGGGCGCGAAGAGTTCGGGCAGCTATTATCTGCGGCTTGGACGCGAGCTGGCGGCGATCGGCGTGGCCAAGGTGCGCCGCAGCGATGGCACCGGCGCGCCGCGCGGCTATGTGCTGATGGCGCGGCGGATTACGTCGAAGGCACTGTCGGACGTGCTGCAACTGCCCGCGACGCTCGACCTGGATGTCGCGCCGGATGCCAATATGATTACCGCCGCGCGCGCGACCATGCGGATCGCGGTGCCGATCCGCGGCAGTGACGGCCGTGCCGTGGCGAGTGCCGCCTTCACCGTGCCGCGCGACATTTCGGTGCTCGGCCAGCGCATGCTTTGGCTGGCAGTCGCCGGATCTACGCTGTTGCTCCTCGTCGTGCTGGCGATGCTGCGGCGGATGATCACGACGCTGGTGCTGCGCCCGCTGGCGCGCGTCGAAAGCCATATGCAGGTGGTGCGCACTTCGGGGTCGCTTGGCCTGCTGCCGGATGAAGTGCGCAAGGACGAGATCGGCTCGCTCGGCAACAGTTTCAACGCGATGCTGCAACAATTGAAGGACTTGCGCGAACGGCTGGAAGTGCAGAGCTTTGCGCTGGGCAAGAGCGAGAGCGCGGTCGCGGTGATGCACAATGTTCGCAATGCGCTCAATCCGATCAGCACGATCCTGTCGCAGGGCATCGCGCAAGCGCCGCCGATCGACCGCTCCGTGCTCGACCGGGCCATGGCCGAGCTGGCAACCGACGATGTGCCGGGGCCACGCCGTGCAAAGCTGATCGCTTTCGTGACCGCCGCCCTCGACGCCGAGAAGCGGGACCGTGACGCGCGCCGTCAGGAATTGCAGATCGGACGCGAGGCGATGAGTCATGTGCTGGAAATCATCGGCGCGCAGCAAAGCGCCGCGCACGAACGCCCCGCGCTCGAGCCGTGCGACGTGACCGAGATCATCGCCAAGAATGCCACGATCGCGCGCTATTCGGGCGCTGTGTCGATCGCCTTCAGCTTCCCGGCGCATCCGTGCCGGGTACTGGCTAGCCGCATCATCCTGAGCCAGGTGATCGGCAACCTCTTTTCGAACGCGGCCGATGCGATCGCCGCGACGGGCACGGCGAGCGGCTGCATCACCGTGACGATCGAGCACGTCGGCGATACCGCGCGAATCGCAATCCGCGATGATGGCGAGGGCTTTGCCGCCGACCAGACGCCAACCCTGTTCCAGCGCGGCTTTTCCACGCGACAGCACAAATCGGGCGGGCTCGGGCTGCACTGGTGCGCCAATTCGATGAACGCGATGGGCGGGGGCCTGAAGCTGGAGAGTGCCGGGCCGGGCCGGGGTGCGGTCGCGGTGCTGACGCTGGAGCTGGCGGAAGCGGCGGGGCTGGAGCGCGCAGCCTGA
- a CDS encoding vgr related protein: MSARPLTSAEIAMARSVFGDAIDYAPVRIEQRKWAFFQPRETVMAPTGCIHFHPKGTRYRDDFACGNLDDQGLLIHELTHIWQSQNGIYLPLRRHPFCRYDYAIRAGLPLKRYGIEQQAEIVRHTFVLRHGGFIRGAMPLATLEGILPF; the protein is encoded by the coding sequence ATGAGCGCACGGCCGCTGACCTCGGCCGAAATCGCCATGGCCCGCAGCGTGTTCGGCGACGCGATCGATTATGCGCCGGTGCGGATCGAACAGCGCAAATGGGCCTTTTTCCAACCACGCGAGACCGTGATGGCGCCGACCGGGTGCATTCATTTCCACCCCAAGGGCACGCGCTATCGCGATGATTTTGCGTGTGGAAACCTCGATGATCAGGGCCTGCTGATCCACGAATTGACGCATATCTGGCAAAGCCAAAACGGGATTTACCTGCCGCTAAGACGCCATCCCTTCTGCCGCTACGATTACGCAATTCGCGCCGGACTGCCGCTCAAGCGCTACGGTATCGAACAGCAGGCCGAGATCGTGCGGCATACCTTCGTGCTACGCCACGGCGGCTTCATCCGCGGCGCGATGCCGCTGGCGACGCTCGAGGGGATTTTGCCCTTCTAG
- a CDS encoding copper chaperone PCu(A)C, translated as MFRRFLSVALLPLAACTQPPPALSVDKGYIRLNAVPSRPAVAYFTIHGGTSDVTLLSVSTAVSVKSELHESMSSGNMAKMTPIGDFPVRAGSTNVFAPGGKHLMLFDMNPGIKPGRAVKLTFTFSNNQRIDLGVPTIAAGAPAPKE; from the coding sequence TTGTTCCGTCGGTTCCTCAGTGTCGCCCTGCTTCCCCTCGCCGCGTGCACCCAGCCGCCGCCCGCGCTGTCGGTCGACAAGGGCTATATCCGCCTGAATGCGGTGCCGAGCCGCCCGGCAGTGGCCTATTTCACCATCCACGGCGGCACCTCAGACGTGACGCTGCTGTCGGTCAGCACCGCGGTATCGGTAAAGAGCGAGCTGCATGAATCGATGAGCTCGGGCAACATGGCGAAGATGACGCCGATCGGAGATTTTCCGGTTCGTGCCGGTTCCACCAATGTCTTCGCACCCGGCGGCAAGCATTTGATGCTGTTCGATATGAACCCCGGGATCAAGCCCGGGCGCGCGGTCAAGCTGACCTTCACCTTCTCGAACAATCAGCGGATCGACCTCGGCGTGCCGACGATCGCGGCGGGTGCGCCCGCGCCCAAGGAATGA
- the dnaK gene encoding molecular chaperone DnaK: protein MAKVIGIDLGTTNSCVSVMEGGKPKVIENAEGARTTPSIVAFAKDGERLVGQPAKRQAVTNPENTIFAVKRLIGRRFDDPITKKDTELVPYTIVKGQNGDAWVKAGDKDYSPSQISAFTLQKMKETAEAYLGETVTQAVITVPAYFNDAQRQATKDAGQIAGLEVLRIINEPTAAALAYGLDKDTNKTIAVYDLGGGTFDISILEIGDGVFEVKATNGDTFLGGEDFDNKLLNFLSDDFKKAEGIDLTKDKLALQRLKEAAEKAKIELSSAATTEVNLPFITADATGPKHLVKQITRSDLERLVDDLIQRTLEPCRKALADAGVKAADITEVVLVGGMTRMPKVRQVVKDFFGKEPHSGVNPDEVVAMGAAIQAGVLQGDVKDVLLLDVTPLSLGIETLGGVFTRMIDRNTTIPTKKSQTYSTADDNQQAVTIRVFQGEREMAADNKMLGQFDLVGIPPAPRGVPQIEVTFDIDANGLVNVSAKDKGTGKEQQIRIQASGGLSDRDIEQMVRDAEQFAEEDKKRRAAAEARNTLDGLVHTTERQLADNGDKVDAGLKGEIEAAIAAAKTVLEGDDAEAMKAESEKFQQVAMKLGQAIYEKQAQAEASPAGEADAPKEDVVDAEFSEVDDTKA, encoded by the coding sequence ATGGCAAAAGTAATCGGAATCGATCTCGGCACGACCAATAGCTGCGTATCCGTGATGGAAGGCGGCAAGCCCAAGGTCATCGAAAACGCCGAGGGCGCGCGCACCACGCCGTCGATCGTCGCGTTTGCCAAGGATGGCGAGCGGCTGGTCGGCCAGCCGGCCAAGCGCCAGGCGGTCACCAACCCCGAGAACACGATCTTCGCCGTGAAGCGACTGATCGGCCGCCGCTTCGACGATCCCATCACCAAGAAGGACACCGAGCTGGTTCCTTACACCATCGTCAAGGGCCAGAACGGCGATGCGTGGGTGAAGGCAGGCGACAAGGATTACAGCCCGTCGCAGATTTCGGCGTTCACGCTGCAGAAGATGAAGGAAACCGCTGAGGCGTATCTCGGCGAGACGGTCACGCAGGCGGTTATCACCGTTCCGGCCTACTTCAACGACGCGCAGCGCCAGGCGACCAAGGACGCCGGGCAGATCGCGGGTCTCGAAGTGCTGCGCATCATCAATGAGCCGACCGCAGCGGCGCTGGCCTATGGCCTCGACAAGGACACCAACAAGACGATCGCGGTCTATGACCTTGGCGGCGGCACCTTCGACATCTCGATCCTCGAGATCGGCGACGGCGTGTTCGAAGTGAAGGCGACCAATGGTGACACGTTCCTGGGCGGCGAGGATTTCGACAACAAGCTGCTCAATTTCCTGTCGGACGACTTCAAGAAGGCTGAAGGGATCGACCTTACCAAGGACAAATTGGCGCTCCAGCGTCTGAAGGAAGCGGCCGAGAAGGCGAAGATCGAGCTGTCATCGGCAGCGACGACCGAAGTCAATCTGCCCTTCATCACGGCGGACGCGACCGGTCCGAAGCATCTCGTCAAGCAGATCACCCGTTCGGACCTCGAACGGCTGGTTGACGATTTGATCCAGCGTACGCTCGAGCCGTGCCGCAAGGCGCTCGCCGATGCGGGCGTCAAGGCAGCCGACATCACCGAAGTGGTGCTCGTCGGCGGTATGACGCGTATGCCCAAGGTCCGCCAGGTCGTGAAGGACTTCTTCGGCAAGGAGCCGCATTCGGGCGTCAATCCCGACGAAGTCGTGGCGATGGGTGCCGCAATCCAGGCGGGCGTGCTGCAGGGTGACGTCAAGGACGTGCTGTTGCTCGACGTGACGCCATTGTCGCTCGGCATCGAGACGCTGGGTGGCGTGTTCACCCGCATGATTGATCGCAACACCACGATCCCGACCAAGAAGTCGCAGACCTATTCGACCGCGGACGACAACCAGCAGGCGGTCACCATCCGGGTGTTCCAGGGCGAGCGCGAAATGGCGGCGGATAACAAGATGCTCGGCCAGTTCGATCTGGTCGGCATTCCGCCTGCACCGCGCGGCGTGCCGCAAATCGAGGTCACGTTCGACATCGATGCCAATGGTCTGGTCAACGTGTCGGCCAAGGACAAGGGCACCGGCAAGGAGCAGCAGATCCGCATCCAGGCCTCGGGTGGCCTGTCGGACCGCGACATCGAGCAGATGGTGCGTGACGCCGAGCAGTTCGCCGAGGAGGACAAGAAGCGTCGTGCTGCGGCCGAAGCGCGCAACACGCTCGACGGGCTGGTCCACACGACCGAGCGTCAGTTGGCCGACAATGGTGACAAGGTCGATGCAGGCCTGAAGGGCGAGATCGAGGCAGCGATTGCCGCGGCGAAGACCGTTCTCGAAGGTGACGATGCTGAGGCGATGAAGGCCGAGAGCGAGAAGTTCCAGCAGGTCGCGATGAAGCTCGGTCAGGCGATCTACGAGAAGCAGGCCCAGGCCGAGGCATCGCCAGCGGGCGAGGCAGACGCGCCGAAGGAAGACGTCGTCGACGCGGAATTCTCCGAAGTCGATGATACCAAAGCGTAA
- the dnaJ gene encoding molecular chaperone DnaJ, which yields MTTEVDFYELLECERDADDGTLKSSYRRLAMRYHPDKNPGCSDSEARFKSISEAYDCLKDPQKRAAYDRYGHAAFKQQGGGGGAQDFSAFSDIFENIFGEFMGGQRGGASGPRRGADLRYDMEITLEDAFHGKATEITIDVTGACDVCNGSGATKGTSAKTCATCHGHGKVRAQQGFFVVERTCPSCHGAGQTIADPCGNCRGEGRIEKTKTRTVNIPPGVDEGTRVRLTGEGEAGMRGAPAGDLYIFLHVARHPLFEREGNTLFARAPISFTTASLGGEIHIPGPDGVRHPIKIPAGTQSGRELRQRGAGMPVLQGRGRGDLVIRIEVETPSNLTGRQRELLEEFRATETGKECPQSTGFFQKMKSAWG from the coding sequence ATGACGACCGAAGTTGATTTCTACGAATTGCTGGAATGCGAGCGCGATGCCGATGATGGTACGCTCAAATCCTCTTATCGGCGCTTGGCGATGCGCTATCACCCGGACAAGAATCCCGGGTGCAGCGATTCCGAGGCGCGCTTCAAGTCGATCAGCGAGGCCTATGATTGCCTGAAGGATCCGCAAAAGCGTGCGGCCTATGATCGCTATGGCCATGCCGCGTTCAAGCAGCAGGGCGGTGGCGGCGGCGCGCAGGATTTCAGCGCCTTCTCCGATATTTTCGAGAATATCTTTGGCGAGTTCATGGGTGGGCAGCGTGGCGGTGCCAGTGGCCCGCGTCGTGGCGCGGACTTGCGCTACGACATGGAGATCACGCTCGAAGACGCTTTCCACGGCAAAGCGACCGAGATTACGATCGACGTCACTGGCGCGTGCGATGTCTGTAACGGCAGCGGCGCAACCAAAGGCACTTCGGCCAAAACCTGCGCGACATGCCACGGCCATGGTAAGGTGCGGGCGCAACAGGGCTTCTTCGTGGTTGAGCGGACATGCCCATCGTGCCACGGCGCCGGTCAGACGATCGCTGATCCCTGCGGTAATTGCCGCGGCGAGGGTCGCATCGAAAAAACCAAGACGCGCACCGTCAACATTCCCCCCGGTGTCGATGAGGGGACGCGCGTCCGCCTGACCGGCGAGGGTGAGGCCGGCATGCGCGGCGCGCCCGCGGGTGATCTCTACATCTTCCTGCATGTCGCGCGGCACCCGCTGTTCGAGCGCGAGGGGAATACCCTGTTCGCGCGCGCGCCGATCAGCTTCACGACCGCGTCGCTTGGCGGGGAGATCCATATTCCAGGGCCGGACGGCGTGCGCCATCCGATCAAGATTCCGGCGGGCACGCAAAGCGGGCGCGAACTGCGTCAGCGGGGTGCAGGTATGCCCGTGCTGCAAGGGCGCGGGCGCGGCGACCTTGTGATCCGTATCGAAGTCGAAACACCGAGCAACCTCACCGGTCGTCAGCGCGAATTGCTTGAGGAATTCCGCGCGACCGAGACGGGCAAGGAATGCCCACAGAGCACGGGTTTCTTTCAGAAAATGAAGAGCGCCTGGGGCTGA
- a CDS encoding ArnT family glycosyltransferase yields the protein MNQPRAASQMLIARAALAVAALAFAWGAARLGLHAADAFADPFGRDYGEGVVWQQMLRIIDGTGYAPLQEFPAFVFNYPPVYHLVTAATASALGLDQLFAGRLVSLLSTIIAAILAGVVTGSAIGRGEDRRVRLVAGAITALSFATLPLWLTSALLMQIDMLALAFTMAGLVLVVRAVERPGLAIGAGVLFTIALYTRQTSLPAPAAAFLILLVARPRAAWLLLGSAIVSSLIALGLIQATQASAFLTNIIFYNLNRIAWDHATKALLVLLANIVPIALGGIGFAVTWRRLDPRRWRQWRERMATESGLAASAIVLFMVVIKTLMLPMILKSGANDNYLIDWFAGLAILTGLAIVPVIRAATAHSSAPSGVLLLLIGLGLPIQMLDPPIAPDPASTQNRAAMQALVARVRASTKPVVSDDMVLLRRAGQAVVWEPAMIAELGSAGVYDQARLAAHVRRGDFGFFVTHGDRGDLIYDQRFTPVIADAIDTAYPRRERVGPLTLHLPR from the coding sequence GTGAACCAACCGCGCGCCGCCTCGCAGATGCTGATCGCGCGCGCCGCCTTGGCGGTGGCCGCGCTCGCTTTTGCCTGGGGGGCGGCGCGGCTCGGCCTGCACGCGGCGGATGCGTTCGCCGATCCGTTCGGGCGCGATTATGGCGAGGGCGTGGTGTGGCAGCAGATGCTGCGCATCATCGACGGCACGGGCTATGCGCCGCTGCAGGAATTCCCGGCGTTCGTGTTCAATTATCCGCCGGTCTATCATCTGGTGACGGCGGCGACGGCATCAGCGCTAGGGCTTGATCAGCTCTTCGCCGGGCGGCTCGTATCGCTCCTTTCGACGATCATTGCGGCGATTCTGGCAGGCGTGGTGACCGGCAGCGCAATTGGGCGGGGTGAAGACCGGCGCGTGCGGCTCGTCGCCGGGGCAATCACCGCGCTGAGTTTCGCCACCCTCCCGCTGTGGCTCACCTCGGCGCTGCTGATGCAGATCGACATGCTGGCGCTGGCCTTCACGATGGCCGGGCTGGTGCTGGTCGTGCGCGCGGTGGAGCGGCCGGGCCTCGCGATCGGCGCGGGCGTGCTGTTCACGATCGCGCTTTACACCCGCCAGACCAGCCTGCCCGCCCCCGCCGCCGCCTTCCTGATCCTGCTGGTTGCCCGCCCGCGCGCCGCATGGCTGCTGCTCGGCAGTGCGATCGTGTCGTCGCTGATCGCGCTCGGCCTGATCCAGGCCACGCAAGCGTCCGCGTTCCTCACCAACATCATTTTCTACAATCTCAACCGGATCGCGTGGGACCATGCGACTAAGGCGCTGCTCGTGCTGCTGGCGAACATCGTGCCGATCGCACTCGGCGGCATCGGGTTCGCCGTGACGTGGCGCCGACTCGATCCACGCCGCTGGCGGCAGTGGCGCGAGCGGATGGCGACCGAAAGCGGACTGGCGGCGAGCGCAATCGTCCTGTTCATGGTGGTGATCAAGACGCTGATGCTGCCAATGATCCTGAAATCCGGCGCCAACGACAATTATCTGATCGATTGGTTCGCCGGACTCGCGATCCTGACCGGCCTTGCGATCGTGCCGGTGATTCGCGCCGCCACCGCGCATTCATCTGCCCCCAGCGGGGTACTACTGCTGCTGATCGGGCTGGGCCTGCCGATCCAGATGCTAGATCCACCGATCGCGCCTGATCCCGCCAGCACCCAAAACCGCGCAGCGATGCAGGCGCTGGTCGCGCGCGTGCGGGCAAGTACGAAGCCGGTGGTGAGCGACGACATGGTGCTGCTCCGCCGCGCCGGGCAAGCGGTGGTCTGGGAACCGGCGATGATCGCCGAATTGGGCAGCGCGGGCGTGTACGACCAGGCAAGGCTCGCGGCGCACGTCCGGCGTGGCGATTTCGGGTTCTTCGTGACGCATGGCGACCGCGGCGATCTGATCTACGATCAGCGCTTCACGCCCGTCATCGCCGACGCGATCGACACAGCCTATCCGCGACGCGAGCGGGTCGGTCCACTAACGCTGCATTTGCCGCGCTAA